In the Stigmatella erecta genome, one interval contains:
- a CDS encoding HAD-IG family 5'-nucleotidase: protein MSGHFTAPPPERGIFCNRTLNMRAIKAIGYDMDYTLIHYRVEEWERRAYEYIREGLLAQNWPVGHLAFDPALVIRGLIIDTEKGNLLKANRFGFVKKALHGTRPMGFEAQRTEYARTIIDLSERRWMFLNTLFSLSEACIYAQLVDLLDDGKLPGPMGYSDLYDIVRRTLDAAHMAGRLKAEIIADPGRYVLPDPETALALLDQRHAGKKLLLITNSEWAYSLPMMHAALDPYLPSGMTWRELFDVVIVSARKPEFFTTRSPLFEVVDTGGGEALLRPNSGALKPRTPYFGGSAVELERHLGLSGDEILYVGDHMFGDVHVTKNVLRWRTALILRELEDEVQAIAAFRATEARLAERMVLKEQLEAESCQLRLELQRRRAHYGPRSQMPEDELLSRLGAIRMQLEALDAELGPMARAASELSNPHWGLLTRAGNDKSHLARQVERYADIYTSRVSNFLFASPFVYLRSPRGSLPHDPMIPGGTPVFPSTDATTGTTP from the coding sequence ATGAGCGGCCACTTCACAGCCCCCCCTCCCGAACGCGGCATCTTCTGCAACCGCACCCTCAACATGAGGGCCATCAAGGCCATTGGCTACGACATGGATTACACGCTCATCCACTACCGGGTGGAGGAGTGGGAGCGCCGGGCGTACGAGTACATCCGCGAGGGGCTGCTGGCGCAGAACTGGCCCGTGGGGCACCTGGCGTTCGATCCGGCGCTGGTCATCCGCGGCCTCATCATCGACACGGAGAAGGGCAACCTGCTCAAGGCCAACCGCTTCGGCTTCGTGAAGAAGGCGCTCCACGGCACGCGCCCCATGGGCTTCGAGGCCCAGCGCACCGAGTATGCCCGCACCATCATCGACCTGTCCGAGCGGCGGTGGATGTTCCTCAACACCCTCTTCTCGCTGTCCGAGGCGTGCATCTACGCCCAGCTCGTGGACCTGCTGGATGACGGCAAGCTGCCGGGCCCCATGGGCTACAGCGACCTCTACGACATCGTCCGCCGCACCCTGGACGCGGCCCACATGGCGGGCCGGCTCAAGGCGGAGATCATCGCCGACCCCGGGCGCTACGTGCTGCCGGACCCCGAGACGGCGCTGGCGCTGCTGGACCAGCGCCACGCGGGCAAGAAGCTCCTGCTCATCACCAACAGCGAGTGGGCCTACTCCCTGCCGATGATGCACGCGGCGTTGGACCCCTACCTCCCCTCGGGCATGACGTGGCGCGAGCTGTTCGACGTCGTCATCGTCAGCGCGCGCAAGCCCGAGTTCTTCACCACGCGCTCGCCGCTGTTCGAGGTGGTGGACACCGGCGGCGGCGAGGCGCTGCTGCGGCCGAACTCGGGCGCGCTCAAGCCGCGCACGCCCTACTTCGGCGGCAGCGCGGTGGAGCTGGAGCGGCACCTGGGGCTGAGCGGGGATGAAATCCTCTACGTGGGCGACCACATGTTCGGCGACGTGCACGTGACGAAGAACGTGCTGCGCTGGCGCACCGCGCTCATCCTCCGCGAGCTGGAGGACGAGGTGCAGGCCATCGCCGCCTTCCGCGCCACCGAGGCGCGGCTGGCCGAGCGCATGGTGCTCAAGGAGCAGCTGGAGGCCGAGTCCTGCCAGCTCCGGCTGGAGCTGCAGCGGCGCCGGGCCCACTACGGCCCGCGCTCGCAGATGCCCGAGGACGAGCTGCTCTCCCGGCTGGGCGCCATCCGCATGCAGCTGGAGGCGCTGGACGCGGAGCTCGGCCCCATGGCGCGCGCCGCCAGCGAGCTGTCCAACCCGCACTGGGGCCTGCTCACCCGCGCCGGCAACGACAAGAGCCACCTGGCCCGCCAGGTGGAGCGCTACGCGGACATCTACACCTCGCGCGTGTCGAACTTCCTGTTCGCCAGCCCCTTCGTCTACCTGCGCAGCCCCCGGGGCAGCCTGCCGCATGATCCGATGATCCCCGGCGGGACCCCCGTCTTCCCCTCCACGGACGCGACCACCGGCACCACCCCGTGA
- a CDS encoding CAP domain-containing protein, translating to MRAALACSLLLLSAVGCGSAGDGEPPEAPQEGQGEFERDMLSEHNRVRATASPTPSPALPPLTWSGEAAQKAQAWVDRCRFEHNPNRGNLGENIAAATPGGLNDLGVVRNWAAEASQFDYARNACAPGKVCGHYTQLVWRNTTQVGCAVKECSQNSPFAGFSRWNFWVCNYAPPGNFVGQRPY from the coding sequence ATGCGCGCTGCCCTTGCCTGTTCTCTGCTGCTGCTGTCCGCCGTGGGGTGTGGTTCCGCCGGGGACGGGGAGCCGCCCGAGGCGCCCCAGGAGGGGCAAGGCGAGTTCGAGCGCGACATGCTCTCCGAGCACAACCGGGTCCGCGCCACCGCCAGCCCCACGCCCAGCCCCGCGCTGCCGCCGCTCACCTGGTCCGGGGAGGCCGCCCAGAAGGCCCAGGCGTGGGTGGACCGGTGCCGCTTCGAGCACAACCCCAACCGGGGCAACCTGGGGGAGAACATCGCCGCGGCCACGCCCGGCGGCTTGAATGACCTGGGCGTGGTGCGCAACTGGGCCGCCGAGGCCTCCCAGTTCGACTACGCCCGGAACGCGTGCGCCCCGGGCAAGGTGTGCGGCCACTACACGCAGCTCGTCTGGCGCAACACCACCCAGGTGGGCTGCGCGGTGAAGGAGTGCAGCCAGAACTCGCCCTTCGCGGGCTTCTCGCGCTGGAACTTCTGGGTGTGCAACTACGCCCCGCCGGGCAACTTCGTGGGCCAGCGGCCCTACTGA
- a CDS encoding SitI3 family protein: protein MSLDYRFSIASALEAQELLKLALAELHLTPEERLTSEGEPMETQGPGFLVSAGPTSALEKAILQEGLSIEPTAALSFSIDKFSDRARAVTAMLQAGLAVLRHVPGDAGLVFNGETVLLLRQGGHLFLDARTGLWTPERLKLVNMPYTQKDFPVL from the coding sequence ATGTCTCTCGATTATCGCTTCAGCATCGCCTCCGCATTGGAGGCTCAGGAGCTCCTGAAACTGGCCCTGGCGGAGCTGCACTTGACGCCCGAAGAAAGGCTCACATCAGAAGGCGAGCCCATGGAAACCCAGGGGCCTGGCTTTCTCGTGAGCGCAGGCCCCACCTCTGCCTTGGAGAAGGCAATTCTCCAGGAAGGACTGAGCATCGAGCCCACGGCGGCGCTCTCTTTCTCCATCGACAAGTTCTCGGACAGGGCGCGGGCTGTCACCGCCATGCTCCAAGCAGGGCTGGCGGTGCTGCGTCATGTTCCGGGTGACGCGGGCCTCGTCTTCAACGGGGAGACCGTCCTGCTCCTGCGGCAGGGCGGGCACCTCTTTCTGGATGCACGCACCGGCCTCTGGACTCCAGAGCGGCTGAAGCTGGTGAACATGCCCTACACGCAGAAGGATTTCCCCGTGTTGTAA
- a CDS encoding glutaredoxin, whose amino-acid sequence MARLTLSQDKVAPAVQQFMDQFHRNIVETVAGTVAREHIVVVGMAQNPFVKRARALLDAQQLKFTYLEYGGYFSMWKERLALKLWAGFPTFPMVFIDGTLVGGFTELKALQDQGQLR is encoded by the coding sequence ATGGCACGTCTGACCCTTTCGCAGGACAAGGTAGCCCCGGCCGTTCAGCAGTTCATGGACCAGTTCCACCGGAACATCGTCGAGACCGTGGCGGGCACGGTGGCGCGCGAGCACATCGTGGTGGTGGGCATGGCGCAGAACCCCTTCGTGAAGCGGGCGCGCGCGCTGCTGGACGCGCAGCAGCTGAAGTTCACCTACCTGGAGTACGGCGGCTACTTCTCCATGTGGAAGGAGCGCCTGGCGCTGAAGCTGTGGGCGGGCTTCCCCACGTTCCCCATGGTGTTCATCGACGGGACGCTGGTGGGCGGCTTCACCGAGCTGAAGGCGCTCCAGGACCAGGGCCAGCTGCGCTAG
- a CDS encoding GreA/GreB family elongation factor — translation MDKPYLVSQLGERLRSALQTAHRAHSEARADARSGAARAVNLARGTAQRDTQARAALDALDAFHPRPLRKGERIGLGAIVEVENEEMGQTFFIAPVGAGEELTLPGGDGHMRVVTPVSPFGRALMGKRPGDVVEVVIQGEPVDWTITFAA, via the coding sequence ATGGACAAGCCCTATCTCGTCTCACAGCTGGGTGAGCGGCTCCGTTCTGCCCTTCAGACCGCCCACCGGGCCCACTCGGAAGCCCGCGCGGATGCGCGCTCCGGCGCGGCCCGTGCCGTCAACCTCGCCCGGGGCACCGCCCAGCGGGACACCCAGGCCCGCGCCGCGCTCGATGCGCTCGATGCGTTCCATCCCCGGCCGCTGCGCAAGGGCGAGCGCATTGGCCTGGGCGCCATCGTCGAGGTGGAGAACGAGGAGATGGGGCAGACCTTCTTCATCGCCCCTGTGGGGGCCGGCGAGGAGCTGACGCTGCCCGGCGGAGATGGGCACATGCGGGTGGTGACCCCCGTGTCACCCTTTGGCCGCGCCCTGATGGGCAAGCGGCCCGGCGACGTTGTCGAGGTCGTCATCCAGGGCGAGCCGGTGGACTGGACCATCACCTTCGCCGCCTGA
- a CDS encoding dienelactone hydrolase family protein, with translation MLRRWGPGVAALMLGACAAGPPVEVSREPSELGAMSEQEFRALHRPRSEAAGPHLGEHLTVGGARAYLRLPDGSPGPWPAVLVLHDVGGLNEHFLHWTDRLAAEGYAALAVDFYDTQQSTGPDGAATSVRTVNPERALQVLQAAHAFLEKDARVRAPRTAVIGWGLGGAWALRLGMREPALDAVVTYSGLVEADPEALSRLRAPLLAFFGTKDATLPADVQEAFVQALDEAQGVHRVLRYDAEHAFENPAGEQYAPHVAAAAWQAVELFLERHLKR, from the coding sequence GTGCTGCGACGCTGGGGACCAGGGGTGGCGGCGCTCATGCTGGGCGCCTGCGCGGCGGGACCGCCCGTGGAGGTGTCCCGCGAGCCCTCCGAGCTGGGGGCCATGTCCGAGCAGGAGTTCCGGGCGCTGCACCGGCCGAGGTCCGAGGCCGCGGGGCCGCACCTGGGCGAGCACCTGACGGTGGGCGGGGCGCGCGCCTACCTGCGCCTGCCGGACGGCTCGCCCGGCCCCTGGCCCGCGGTGCTCGTCCTGCACGACGTGGGCGGGCTGAACGAGCACTTCCTGCACTGGACGGACCGGCTCGCCGCCGAGGGCTACGCGGCGCTCGCGGTGGACTTCTACGACACGCAGCAGTCCACCGGGCCGGATGGCGCGGCGACCTCGGTGCGCACGGTGAACCCGGAGCGGGCGCTGCAGGTGCTCCAGGCGGCGCACGCGTTCCTGGAAAAGGATGCGCGGGTGCGGGCGCCGCGCACGGCGGTCATCGGCTGGGGCCTGGGGGGCGCCTGGGCCCTGCGCCTGGGCATGCGTGAGCCCGCGCTCGACGCGGTGGTGACGTACTCCGGCCTGGTGGAGGCGGACCCGGAGGCGCTCTCGCGCCTGCGCGCGCCCCTGCTGGCCTTCTTTGGCACGAAGGACGCCACGCTCCCCGCCGACGTGCAGGAGGCCTTCGTGCAGGCGCTGGACGAGGCGCAAGGCGTCCACCGGGTGCTGCGGTACGACGCGGAGCATGCCTTCGAGAACCCGGCGGGCGAGCAGTACGCGCCCCACGTGGCCGCCGCGGCCTGGCAGGCCGTGGAGTTGTTTTTGGAACGCCACCTGAAGCGGTGA
- the map gene encoding type I methionyl aminopeptidase, with product MNTQAVRQPPAVLPAPNEVCWCGSGSKYKKCHRGADAAEARKLGGNAQRRGIRPGLISPRRAVPAHIPRPDYAETGRPGRGEMADVKSPEVIARMRRAGKAAAQVLQTTAAALRPGITTDELDAIAHEAYIQLGGYPSTLNYHGFPKSLCTSVNEVICHGIPDSRPLEDGDIVNLDITIFLEGVHGDCSATYCVGKVDPDSERLVRVARECLDVGLQAVKPGRPINDIGRAIETHATKNGMSVVRAYCGHGIGEKFHSPLQIPHYYEEDANTIMQPGMTFTVEPMINLGHWQHRSWDDGWTAVTADGSRSAQFEHMLVVTEQGYELLTLP from the coding sequence ATGAATACTCAAGCCGTTCGCCAGCCGCCCGCCGTTCTCCCCGCCCCCAACGAGGTCTGCTGGTGTGGCAGCGGCTCCAAATACAAGAAGTGCCACCGGGGCGCAGACGCCGCCGAGGCGCGCAAGCTGGGCGGCAATGCCCAGCGCCGGGGCATCCGCCCGGGCCTCATCAGCCCCCGCCGCGCGGTGCCCGCGCACATTCCCCGCCCGGACTACGCGGAGACGGGCCGGCCGGGCCGGGGGGAGATGGCCGACGTGAAGAGCCCGGAGGTCATCGCCCGCATGCGCCGCGCGGGCAAGGCGGCCGCCCAGGTGCTGCAGACCACCGCCGCGGCCCTGCGCCCGGGCATCACCACCGACGAGCTCGACGCCATCGCCCACGAGGCGTACATCCAGCTGGGCGGCTACCCGAGCACGCTCAACTACCACGGCTTTCCCAAGTCGCTGTGCACCTCGGTCAACGAGGTCATCTGCCACGGCATCCCGGACAGCCGGCCGCTGGAAGACGGCGACATCGTCAACCTGGACATCACCATCTTCCTGGAGGGCGTCCACGGGGACTGCTCGGCCACCTACTGCGTGGGGAAGGTGGATCCGGACTCCGAGCGCCTGGTGCGCGTGGCGCGCGAGTGCCTGGACGTGGGGCTCCAGGCGGTGAAGCCCGGGCGGCCCATCAACGACATCGGCCGCGCCATCGAGACCCACGCCACGAAGAACGGCATGAGCGTGGTGCGGGCTTACTGCGGCCACGGCATCGGCGAGAAGTTCCACAGCCCGCTGCAGATTCCTCACTATTACGAGGAGGATGCCAACACGATCATGCAGCCGGGCATGACATTCACCGTGGAGCCGATGATCAACCTCGGCCACTGGCAGCACCGCTCCTGGGACGATGGCTGGACGGCGGTCACCGCCGACGGCAGCCGCAGCGCCCAGTTCGAGCACATGCTCGTCGTCACCGAACAGGGCTACGAGCTGCTCACGTTGCCCTGA
- a CDS encoding R3H domain-containing nucleic acid-binding protein has translation MNPTRAEPDDDFLLLVGVLPSPLQEAVRGLTPGEVLEVVMDLGRPPEARLVQGSVRLREEPVAQADLEHVLAQVGPPGEDNRAGIERTLHRVSAIRNRKGRVVGLTLRVGRAVFGTIDMLKDLIASGRNVLLLGRPGVGKTTKLREVARVLADDLRKRVMVVDTSNEIGGDGDIPHPGIGHARRMQVSRPDRQHDVMIEAVENHMPEAIIVDEIGTSAEATAARTIAERGVQLVATAHGNTLENLVLNPTLSDLVGGVHTVTLSDEEARRRNTQKTVSERKAPPTFDLVVQMVGRDEVLVHLNTAEAVDRLLAGSEVGGERRLLTGGEVRVEAVPHAGAPLPPPRSKAAPAAPAAPPGPLRLFAHGVSRDLMDRVLRELKVETRVVGRLESADLILTLRSRANDPKMRRVVERTGARVEMVKRNSSAELRRVLRGVFMLVEGVDEEQVREAVAEAEHAIQRVLNEGVSVALAPRPPRLRKLQHRLVSRYHLETVSLGSEPLRHLVLYPLGAEVEAAFHESEAEGTA, from the coding sequence ATGAACCCGACGCGCGCCGAGCCCGATGATGACTTCCTGCTGTTGGTGGGTGTCCTGCCCTCCCCGCTGCAAGAGGCGGTGCGCGGGCTGACGCCCGGAGAAGTGCTGGAAGTGGTGATGGACCTGGGCCGCCCGCCCGAGGCCCGGCTCGTCCAGGGCTCCGTGCGGCTGCGCGAGGAGCCCGTGGCGCAGGCGGACCTGGAGCACGTGCTGGCCCAGGTGGGCCCCCCGGGCGAGGACAACCGCGCCGGCATCGAGCGCACGCTCCACCGGGTCTCCGCCATCCGCAACCGCAAGGGGCGCGTGGTGGGGCTCACGCTGCGGGTGGGCCGGGCGGTGTTCGGCACCATCGACATGCTCAAGGACCTCATCGCCTCCGGGCGCAACGTGCTGCTCCTGGGCCGGCCCGGCGTGGGCAAGACGACGAAGCTGCGCGAGGTGGCGCGGGTGCTCGCCGACGACTTGCGCAAGCGGGTGATGGTGGTGGACACCTCCAACGAGATTGGCGGGGACGGGGACATTCCCCACCCGGGCATCGGCCACGCGCGCCGCATGCAGGTGTCCCGGCCCGACCGGCAGCACGACGTGATGATCGAGGCGGTGGAGAACCACATGCCCGAGGCCATCATCGTCGACGAGATTGGCACCTCGGCGGAGGCCACCGCGGCGCGCACCATCGCCGAGCGCGGGGTGCAGCTCGTGGCGACCGCGCACGGCAACACGCTGGAGAACCTGGTGCTCAACCCCACCCTGTCGGACCTCGTGGGCGGGGTGCACACGGTGACGCTGAGCGACGAGGAGGCGCGCCGGCGCAACACGCAGAAGACGGTCAGCGAGCGCAAGGCGCCGCCCACCTTCGACCTGGTGGTGCAGATGGTGGGCCGGGACGAGGTGCTCGTGCACCTGAACACGGCGGAGGCGGTGGACCGGCTGCTCGCCGGGAGCGAGGTGGGCGGCGAGCGGCGGCTGCTCACCGGGGGCGAGGTGCGCGTGGAGGCGGTGCCGCACGCCGGCGCCCCGCTGCCCCCGCCCCGCTCCAAGGCGGCCCCCGCCGCGCCCGCCGCCCCGCCGGGGCCCCTGCGCCTCTTCGCGCACGGGGTGAGCCGGGACTTGATGGACCGGGTGCTGCGGGAGCTGAAGGTGGAGACGCGCGTGGTGGGGCGGCTGGAGTCGGCGGACCTCATCCTGACGCTGCGCTCGCGGGCGAACGACCCGAAGATGCGGCGCGTGGTGGAGCGCACCGGGGCGCGCGTGGAGATGGTGAAGCGCAACAGCTCCGCGGAGCTGCGGCGGGTGCTGCGCGGGGTGTTCATGCTCGTGGAGGGCGTGGACGAGGAGCAGGTGCGCGAGGCCGTGGCGGAGGCGGAGCACGCCATCCAGCGCGTGCTGAACGAAGGCGTCTCCGTGGCCCTGGCGCCACGGCCTCCCCGGCTGCGCAAGCTGCAGCACCGCCTGGTCAGCCGCTACCACCTGGAGACGGTGAGCCTGGGCAGCGAGCCGCTGCGGCACCTCGTTCTCTACCCGCTGGGCGCGGAGGTGGAGGCCGCGTTCCACGAGAGCGAGGCCGAGGGGACGGCCTGA
- a CDS encoding DUF4956 domain-containing protein, with protein MLPPEFSLGTAAAEPHALSILETLTRFGLALVLGASLAYRPWRKLLSHAPPLLVEAAHTQLLIAVAGAMMTTVIGDSVSRAFGLVGLGGFIRFRSGIKDPRDAAVMFVMIGVGMACGLGAFSVALCATVFFGCVLMALDTTTQRRTQLVKLSLGLENLATALPSLKQLHPQARILALEQTATPGGTAVVELIVPQQMDGLELLEGVRRHLPGVQSASIDPG; from the coding sequence ATGCTTCCGCCTGAATTCTCCCTGGGAACGGCCGCGGCCGAGCCCCACGCGCTGTCCATTCTGGAAACGCTGACCCGCTTTGGCCTGGCGCTCGTGCTGGGCGCGAGCCTGGCCTACCGGCCCTGGCGCAAGCTGCTGTCCCACGCGCCGCCGCTGCTCGTGGAGGCGGCGCACACCCAGCTGCTCATCGCCGTGGCCGGCGCGATGATGACGACGGTCATCGGCGACAGCGTGTCCCGGGCCTTTGGCCTGGTGGGCCTGGGGGGCTTCATCCGCTTCCGCTCGGGCATCAAGGACCCCCGGGACGCGGCCGTGATGTTCGTGATGATCGGCGTGGGCATGGCGTGCGGCCTGGGCGCCTTCTCCGTGGCCCTCTGCGCCACCGTCTTCTTTGGCTGCGTGCTGATGGCCCTGGACACGACGACCCAGCGGCGCACCCAGCTGGTGAAGCTGTCGCTGGGGCTGGAGAACCTGGCCACGGCCCTGCCCTCGCTCAAGCAGCTGCACCCGCAGGCACGCATCCTCGCCCTGGAGCAGACCGCAACCCCCGGGGGGACGGCGGTGGTGGAGCTCATCGTGCCGCAGCAGATGGACGGCCTGGAGCTGCTCGAAGGGGTCCGCCGCCACCTTCCCGGCGTGCAGAGCGCCTCCATCGACCCGGGGTAG
- a CDS encoding C39 family peptidase, producing the protein MARFWRSSAAAKDFERFHRQGTVLAQDGALALDAEAPLGSSPFPAGGAPGTPPIERYRVGSAVLAEQAITGGFDSAIPSYDALTPPGTWVRVTLAARVEGTWTKDYDFGPWALDKGTVSRRSVDGQEDSQGRVLTDTLMLKRKAEALRATVWLYSTQPGVSPRVRALSVALSDGTRMPVDAPSDQTAWGTVLDVPGLSQMPYPNGGPVWCSPTSTTMLLGYWNRKLGREDLAEPVPTAAANVYDEVYRGTGNWSFNTAYAAARGEGALHGAVVRLDAFSQVERFIAAGIPVSISIAYTAGTLTGSAAYSSDGHLIVVKGFTPQGDVVCNDPAFPSDDKVGVTYKRDELWQAWRHSAGAAYVLWPSGTALPAGSVSPVP; encoded by the coding sequence GTGGCACGTTTCTGGCGGAGCAGCGCGGCGGCGAAGGACTTCGAGCGCTTCCACCGGCAGGGCACGGTGCTGGCGCAGGATGGGGCCCTGGCGCTGGACGCGGAGGCCCCGCTGGGCAGCTCTCCCTTTCCCGCGGGGGGCGCGCCCGGCACGCCCCCCATCGAGCGCTACCGCGTGGGCTCGGCGGTCCTGGCCGAGCAGGCCATCACCGGCGGCTTCGACAGCGCCATTCCCTCCTATGACGCGCTCACCCCGCCCGGCACGTGGGTGCGGGTGACGCTCGCCGCGCGCGTGGAGGGCACCTGGACGAAGGACTACGACTTCGGCCCCTGGGCGCTCGACAAGGGCACCGTCTCCCGGCGCAGCGTGGATGGGCAGGAGGACTCCCAGGGACGGGTGCTCACCGACACGCTCATGCTCAAGCGGAAGGCGGAGGCCCTGCGCGCCACGGTGTGGCTCTACTCCACCCAGCCCGGGGTAAGCCCGCGCGTCCGGGCGCTCTCGGTGGCGCTGAGCGACGGGACGCGCATGCCGGTGGATGCCCCGTCGGATCAAACCGCGTGGGGGACGGTGCTGGACGTGCCGGGCCTCTCGCAGATGCCCTACCCGAATGGGGGGCCGGTGTGGTGCTCGCCCACCTCCACCACGATGCTGCTGGGCTACTGGAACCGGAAGCTGGGCCGCGAGGATTTGGCCGAGCCGGTGCCCACCGCCGCTGCCAACGTCTATGACGAGGTGTACCGGGGCACGGGCAACTGGAGCTTCAACACCGCCTACGCCGCCGCCCGGGGCGAGGGGGCCCTGCACGGCGCGGTGGTGCGGCTCGACGCGTTCTCCCAGGTGGAGCGGTTCATCGCCGCGGGCATTCCCGTGAGCATCAGCATCGCCTACACGGCGGGAACACTCACGGGGTCGGCGGCCTACAGCTCGGACGGACACCTCATCGTGGTGAAGGGCTTCACGCCCCAGGGGGACGTCGTGTGCAACGACCCGGCCTTCCCGAGCGACGACAAGGTCGGGGTGACGTACAAGCGGGACGAGCTCTGGCAGGCGTGGCGCCACTCGGCGGGCGCCGCCTACGTGCTGTGGCCTTCCGGCACGGCGTTGCCGGCGGGCTCGGTCAGCCCGGTGCCCTGA
- a CDS encoding dTMP kinase yields the protein MLIVFEGIDGSGKTTLSNRVAQALRQAGLRVRHVREGGQLASPVSESLRRFTRDPANLALTPMAELLLYAAREAQLLEEVTRPALATHELVITDRFFYTAEVLARWGRGMPESSVRPVLDACAGGLTPDHVFWIDVDPTIARARRKISKVLTPKPGAPSRKGLAGAGLQVRLRAGYRTLASESPGRWSLVENAGLPLDVLVTRLVQDILQLRQGLPLPASAAQAVPAPVLRSLGEAREHFLRRIDRWMDEEPALAAYHLARFDGEEVEARREQLATRCPELVAYSLAGLVTPAAWKLRRQLAEAAPVQTLGSLTDAAQGAPESWGLREGLLQRAPMEVAASLQGLDSEPAWALRERLFFSAAENVVASLQGLDSERAWALRLRWLSDAGGQDALGLERVARTACRSLKGLGSERAWQWRERAWSAAPDAVLRSLEGLDSPRAWQLREEHVARAPRAVLESLTGLEHPRAWALRETFGAQCEEALNSIEGLEGGAAWGLRTALADTWPSAAVRSLGPLETTARGIAFTERLLSQHPDDFALLRHSARCAPGPLPRFQHASA from the coding sequence ATGCTGATCGTCTTCGAGGGAATCGATGGGTCGGGCAAGACGACCCTGTCCAACCGCGTGGCGCAAGCGCTGCGGCAGGCGGGCCTCCGGGTGCGCCACGTGCGCGAGGGCGGCCAGCTCGCCTCGCCCGTGTCCGAGTCCCTGCGCCGCTTCACGAGGGACCCCGCGAACCTGGCGCTCACGCCCATGGCCGAGCTGCTGCTCTACGCAGCGCGCGAAGCGCAGCTGCTGGAGGAAGTGACGCGGCCCGCGCTGGCGACGCACGAGCTCGTCATCACCGACCGCTTCTTCTATACCGCCGAAGTGCTCGCCCGCTGGGGCCGGGGCATGCCCGAGTCCTCGGTGCGCCCGGTGCTCGATGCCTGCGCGGGCGGACTGACACCGGACCATGTCTTCTGGATCGACGTGGACCCCACGATTGCCCGGGCTCGCCGCAAAATCTCCAAGGTCCTCACACCGAAGCCCGGTGCACCCTCCCGCAAGGGGCTGGCCGGGGCAGGGCTCCAGGTCCGGCTGCGCGCCGGCTACCGCACCCTCGCCTCGGAGTCTCCCGGCCGCTGGAGCCTGGTGGAGAACGCGGGCCTGCCGCTCGACGTGCTCGTCACGCGGCTGGTGCAGGACATTCTCCAGCTCCGGCAGGGCCTGCCCCTCCCCGCCTCCGCCGCCCAGGCCGTCCCTGCGCCCGTGCTCCGCTCGCTCGGCGAGGCGCGCGAGCACTTCCTCCGCCGGATCGACCGGTGGATGGACGAGGAGCCCGCGCTCGCCGCCTACCACCTCGCCCGCTTCGACGGCGAGGAGGTGGAGGCGCGGCGGGAGCAGCTCGCCACGCGCTGCCCGGAGCTCGTGGCCTACAGCCTTGCGGGGCTCGTGACGCCCGCGGCCTGGAAGCTGCGCCGGCAGCTGGCGGAAGCGGCCCCCGTGCAGACGCTGGGCTCGCTGACGGACGCGGCCCAGGGGGCCCCGGAGTCCTGGGGGCTGCGCGAGGGGCTGCTGCAGCGGGCGCCCATGGAGGTGGCCGCCTCGCTCCAGGGGCTCGACTCGGAGCCGGCCTGGGCGCTGCGCGAGCGGCTCTTCTTCTCCGCGGCCGAGAACGTGGTGGCCTCGCTCCAGGGGCTCGACTCGGAGCGCGCGTGGGCCCTGCGGCTGCGCTGGCTGTCGGATGCCGGGGGCCAGGACGCGCTCGGGCTGGAGCGCGTGGCCCGCACGGCGTGCCGCTCGCTCAAGGGGCTCGGCTCGGAGCGCGCCTGGCAGTGGCGGGAGCGGGCCTGGAGCGCCGCGCCGGATGCCGTCCTCCGCTCGCTGGAGGGGCTCGACAGCCCCCGGGCCTGGCAGCTCCGGGAGGAGCACGTGGCGCGGGCCCCCCGGGCGGTCCTCGAATCCCTCACCGGCCTGGAGCACCCCCGGGCCTGGGCACTGCGAGAGACCTTCGGCGCGCAGTGCGAGGAGGCGCTGAACTCCATCGAAGGGCTGGAGGGCGGGGCGGCCTGGGGGCTGCGCACCGCGCTGGCGGACACGTGGCCCTCGGCGGCCGTGCGGAGCCTGGGGCCGCTCGAGACGACGGCGCGGGGCATCGCCTTCACCGAGCGGCTCCTGTCCCAGCACCCCGATGACTTCGCCTTGCTGCGCCATTCGGCGCGGTGTGCCCCGGGCCCCCTGCCGAGGTTCCAACATGCTTCCGCCTGA